Genomic DNA from Corynebacterium diphtheriae:
CAAAGAAATAGCCGTCAGCGAAGTCCCTATCGGCAGCGCCGTCATCGTCGGCGACTTCATCCTCGCCCAACCAACCGCAGGGGAGTACAAGGCCTACTCCGCGGCCTGCACCCACCAGCGCGCCAAGATCACCAAAGTAGACGGCTCCCACGTGATCTGCCCAGCACACGGATCCGTCTTCGACATCACCGATGGCTCCGTAGTCAGTGGGCTCGCCCGCGACCCCCTCAAAGCTGCCACCGTGGAGGTAACAGGCGATACCGCCACCGTTACCTCCTAGCTCTGCTTTAGACTCGAGGAATGGTAGGAAGAATCAAAAACCTCGACCCCTTGATCGTGCTGATCATCCTTGCGGTGATCATCGCGATCATCGCACCCGCCCGCGGAGCCTTCGCCCACAACTTCTCCTTGGCCACTAACATCGCCATCGGCCTGCTGTTTTTCCTCTACGGTGCCAGGCTTTCCACACACGAAGCCCTCGAAGGCCTCAAAAACTGGAAACTCCATCTCACCATTCTGGCGTTCACCTTCGTGGCATTCCCACTGATCGGAATCGCACTCAAACCACTAGAAATGGTGATCTCGAGCGCGCTCTACCTCGGAATCTTGTACCTCACCTTGGTGCCATCAACAGTGCAATCCTCGGTAGCGTTTACGTCGATAGCCGGCGGAAACGTCGCCGGAGCCATCGTTAGCGCCTCCGCATCCAACCTCATCGGCGTGATAGCAACCCCCGTCCTCGTTATGCTCCTGATGACCGACAACGGCGGCATCCACGTAGACACCAGTGTATTCCTCAAAATCGCTATCCAGCTGCTGTTCCCCTTCATCGCAGGACAACTCTGCCGCCGCTGGATCAAAGACATCGCCGCCAACAAAGCCACCAAAATCGTCGACCGCGGATCCATCGCCATGGTGGTGTACTCAGCCTTTTCCGCCGGCATGGTCGCCGGAATCTGGTCCACCGTCAGCCTCGGGGAAATCATCTTCCTCGTCGCGTTCTCCATCATCTTGGTGGGCTTCATGCTCTGGTTCACCCGCTGGAGCGCCCAAAAACTCGGCTTTGCGCGTGGCGACGTCATCGCCATCGAATTCTGCGGCACCAAGAAATCCCTCGCCTCTGGGCTCCCCATGGCAGCCGTGATCTTCGGCGGCGCCAACCTCGGTCTGCTCATCCTGCCGCTCATGATCTTCCACCAAGTCCAACTCATGATGTGCTCCTGGCTAGCATCCCGCTATGCGCAACACGCGTCTAAGATGTCAGCATGACCACAACTGACAAACAGCTCCTCTATGTTCGTACCGAGATGACCATCCCAGGAGTGGGCACAAGTATTCACATCGCAGAGCTTGAACCAACAAGCGCAACGCACTGCACCCTGCACCGTATCCTCGAACTCGATCCTTCCAACACCATCCGTGGGGCAGCGCACGGTAACGCAGTAGCCGGTATGGCCGCAGCACCGGAACGTACTGTGCCGCACCCCAACTCCTACGCAAATTTCCCTGACATCACCGCTACGCATCTTCTCCAAGAAGAGTTCGAGGTGCTGTGGGCAGAAGCCGTAGCCAAGTTCTCGGAGCTGCGCTAGCCCCAGCGCTGCAACACCACACAGCGCTGCAGCACCACTGAAAAAAGTGGGTAGTTTGAGACAACACCGTGTCCCGAACTACCCACTTTTTCGCGCGCTCACCACGAGCTACCAGACGAGGTTCACCAACACCATATACAGTGCCGTTCCACCCATGATGGAAAGCCCTGGATTGCGCCGCCACCAGTGCAACACCAGCGTTCCGATCGAGGCTATCAACGCGGCCACAAGCCCGCCAGGGGCTTCAAGGGAACCATAGAGGGTGTACATCACCAGCACGACCATCACGCCCACGGGCATGGTCATGGCCAGCAACCCCATCAAAGGGCTGCCCTTAAGGAGTCGCACCGCAGCAAAGGGGATCTGTCGCAGCAGCACGGTCACTATGGCGACGGGGATAATCACCGCAAAGACCGACAGGAGACTAATCCCATCGGGAAGTCCCGCAGAACCGGCGAGCACTAATGGGTTCATAGGGGAGTTCACCGGCGATCTCCGATCTTCCAGGTCAATTGGGTGTCGATACGCGGGGAAGCGTTACGCACCAGCAACAAGAGGAAGTACACCACGAGAGCAAAAATCAGCATTTGTTGTGGCACCAGCCCTAGGCCGATGAGTGAGAAGGCTACGGCAAAAAATATCAACGACCAGTCTTGGTTGTTGCGGAAGGATTCCCACGCCAACACGATAAACAGTGCGGTGAGCGCAAACTCCATGCCTTTTAGGCCCTGCGGGATCGCGCTTCCGGCGACGGCACCAAGCACGCCAGAGGATACCCACATTACGTGGCAGAATACTTGGATGGCGAGCACGCGGGAACCGTCGATACGCTGCGCGTTGGGGCGCGCCGAGACGATTGCATAAGACTCGTCAGTGAGTGCGTACGTGGAATAGGCGCGACCAATGCGGGAACGCACCGCGTGGCGCGGGTAGGTGAGGCCATAAAAGATATGGCGAAAGTTCACCATAAAGCCGGTGATCGCCGCCGAGATAGGCCCAACACCGGTAAGGATGAGGTTCAGTGCGAGGAACTCCATGGACCCCGCGTAGATGATGATGGAAAAGATGGGGGCCCACCACCATGCAAAACCGGATTGTCCCACCACGAGCCCGAAGGCGACGCCGAGGGGGACGAGACCGAGGGCCACCGCCCATGAGTCTTTTATTCCGCCGAGAATCTCCGTTCGTTTTTTCGATGTTTCACGTGAAACCACTTAGTTTTCTCCCACATTGACTGGGAACGTGGAATACAACGGCAGCGGCATGGGCTGACGACGCATCACATCGCCCCACACATCAACGCTTCCTGGAGCCGTCACGTCCGAGGGGAGCGCCGGAGCCACAAACCAGTCACCGTTCTCAATCTCCTGAGCCAGCTGACCAGGCGCCCATTCTGCATGACCGGCAAACAGGCGCATACCCGACACCAACGGCTTTATCTCTTCTGGGTCCGCACCCAAATTCACCATCACCAGCCGGTTAGCAAGGCGAGTGAGGTTGTCTGCATGGGATGCATCCACGCCCTGCGCGGTCACGCCAACACCCACCACAGACTGCTGGTTTAACGGACCTCCGATATACAGGGCCTGTGGCTTGGTCACACATGGCACCCATTCAGGTATCACGTTGAACACGGCGACGTCGCTACGCGAGGCAAGGTTGACGCCAAAGGTGGCATATTCGCTGTGCTCGATAATCAAAATGACACTGCGCGCAAAATCCTCCGATTCCATCGAAGGCGCAGCAACTAACACTATGCCCGGCGCGGGTTCATTGCGCTCCATGGCGTTAAAGAGTCGATCCGCAAACATTTACTGCTCGTACCACCATTTCTTCAATTCCAAAATCGCATCTTCACGTTCTAGGGGGCCACGCTCTAAGCGCAGTTCCTTTAAGAACTTCCATGCTTGTCCCACTTGGGGTCCTGCCTTGATGTCGAGGATCTCCATGATCTCGTTACCGTCTAGGTCGGGGCGCACCTTGGCTAGGTCTTCTTTTGCGGCAATATCTGCAATGCGATCTTCTAGATGGTCGTAGGTTTTTTGCAGACGTTCCGCTTTCTTTTTGTTCCGCGTGGTGCAGTCAGCGCGCACGAGCTTGTGCAGGCGGGGGAGCAGGTCGCCAGCATCGGTGACGTAGCGACGCACCGCCGAATCCGTCCACTCGCCTTCGCTGAAACCATGGAACCGCATGTGCAGGCGAATGAGTTCACTAACGTCACGGATCATGTGCTTGGAGTACTTCAACGCGCGCATGCGGTGACGCATGAGGCGGGCACCCACGATCTCATGCTGGTGGAAGCTCACGCGCCCCTCGGGGGAGAACTCGCGCGTATCTGGCTTACCACAGTCGTGCATGAGGGCAGCCCAGCGCAGCACCACATCAGGGCCGTCTTCTTCTTGATCCATCGCCTGGCGCAACACCGTCAGGGAGTGGGCATACACATCCTTGTGTTGATGGTGTTCGTCTTGGGTGAGCCGCAGCGCAGAGATTTCCGGATAGATAATATCCGCCAATCCGGTATCTACCATCACGTCGACACCATCCCATGGGGCTTTACCGCAGATCATTTTGTCCAGCTCTACCTGCACGCGCTCAGCGGTAATGCGTGTGATCTGATCCGCCATCTCCGTCATGGCGTGGCGCACTCGTGGTGCGAGATCAAAGCCCAACTGGGAAACGAAACGAGCAGCGCGCAGCATACGCAGGGGGTCGTCGTTAAAGCTTTGCTGCGGAGCCGCTGGGGTATCCAAAAGGCCCGCAGCTAGATCATCCATGCCACCCACGGGATCGTGGAACTGCATAGACCCATCCGGCAGGATCTCCATCGCCATAGCGTTGACGGTGAAGTCACGGCGAATCAGATCACCCTCAAGAGTGTCGCCGAATTGCACCTCGGGGTTACGGGACTGCCCATCATAAATGTCGGAGCGGAACGTGGTGATCTCGATTTGTTGGCCCTCTTTTTCTGCTGAAACGGTGCCAAATTCGATACCAGTATCCCAGACCACGGGGGCGTACTCTTCCAGGATCGCGGATACCACCTCAGGGCGGGCATCCGTTGTAAAATCCAGATCGTGCCCAAGCTCATCAAGGAGAGCGTCACGCACCGAACCACCTACGAGGTAGAGGCGGTGCCCACGCTCGTGAAATGCTTGAGCCAGCGGGCTCAACAGCGGAGAGAGTAAGCCTAGGGTTTTCTGCGCGCGGACCAACAGCTCAGCTGGATCGGCAGCTTCTACGACCACGCCGGAGGGGGCGGGGGAAACATCATGGTTACTCTGTGAATTCACCCGCATGAGTCTACATTCTTTAACGCACTAAAGCCCGATGAAGCATCCAGTGGCTTATTCCTTAGAGGTACAATCTTGTGCAAATCTTGGCACAAATGTGGTTCGTAGATACCTTCTTTAGCGTGAACGGGATACGATCAGCGGGATGACTGAAAACGAACGGGCTCATGCGGATCATGCTTCCGCGTCGCCACAGCGCACGCGCCGCCGTCGCGGCAAGCCGCGCAGGCGTATGGATTCAGGCGCTTCTACACAAGGTGGTGGCGCCTCAAAGTCTGCTGCGCCCAGTTCGAGCACTTCCGGTTCTCGCGGGGAGCGCGGCAGCCGTGGGGTCGATAAAGACAAGCAGAATAAGCACACGAGACGTAAGCGTCGTCCAGCGCACCGTTCTACCCAGCGTGGTTCCCACAGTGGGGATTCGTCGAATTCGGGCTCGGGTACCAAGCGGCGTCGGCACGCGGGCAATAAGAACCGTGGCAACCAGTCGCGCCGCCAGAACAATAGGTCATCGCGGATTGCTACCCGCGATGAGACGTCGGCAGGCGGTTTGGTCATTTCCGGTCTGGCGGAGGCCGTGGACGAGAACAACAACGTGGATCTCTCTCGTATCTACGTGGCACTGATTGGCCGGCTTGATCGTCGTGGGCGACTGCTGTGGTCAATGCCGAAGGGCCATGTGGAGCCAGGTGAGGAGACTGCGGCGACCGCTGAGCGTGAGGTGTGGGAGGAAACGGGCATCCATGGTGAGGTGATTACGCAGCTGGGCACGATTGATTATTGGTTTGTGTCTGAGGGGGTGCGTATTCACAAGACGGTGCATCATCATTTGTTGCGCTATGTGGATGGTTATCTCAACGATGAGGATCCTGAGGTTACGGAGGTTGCGTGGATTCCTGCGGATGAGTTGATTGAGCATTTTGCGTATGCGGATGAGCGTAAGTTGGCACGTATTGCCCATGATGTGCTTCCTGAGTATGCGATCAAGGAGAAGGAAGCAGGGAGGGTTACTCCACGGTGATGTCCCGCAACCTTCGTTTGGTAACAAGCACAGTGAGTGTGGCTGTGGCGAGTATCGCCGCGTTGGCTGCCCCTGTGGCGGTGCCGGTTGTTTTTGCTCCGCAGGCGCGTGCCGACGCCCTCCCCGCGTCGCCGTCGGATGATACGTGGCGGGATCAGTGGGTCAACCCTGAGTTGCGCACGGTGGATAGTAATGCGGCGGTCACGTTCGAGGTCACGCATGTGGATTCTCAAGTGGCGTTGGGTGCTGCGGTTGAGCTGTCGTTGACGGTTACCAATAACAGTACTGATATGTTGTCGGCGGGGTCGGTATCTATTGCGGCGCGTAATGCGGCTGCGGTGGCGGATGTGGCGTCGGCACGCACGGTGTTGGCGGGTGATTCTGGTGCGTTTGGCCCGAGTGCCGTGGTGGGTCGTATTGATTCTTCGTTGGCACCTGGGGAGTCCACGCAGGTTAAGGTGCAGGTTCCGGTGTCGTCGACGACGGCCGATGGTTTAAGGATTAGCCAGCCTGGCATTTATCCGGTGTGGGTTGGGTTGACTACTGCTTCGGGGGAGCAGTTTTCGTCGCAACGCTTTTTGTTGAATGTGAAGGATCCGCATGCGGAGGCGGTGCCGCGTTCGGTGAGCCCGTTGAGCATTGTGGCGCCGGTGACGGCAGATGTGGACATCGTGGGCGGTGAGACGGGGGAGGCACCGGAGCGTGCGCCGTTGATTTTGCGTTCGGAGCAGCTGGCGGAGTCGATGCGTGCTGGTGGTAAGCTTGCCGAGCTTGTCGACGCCCTCAGCGTGGCCACCGATAATGAGGCGCTGCGTCGTGCGACGTGTGTTGCGCTGGACCCACAGCTTATCGACGTCGCCTCCCGGATGAGCAATGGTTATTCGGTAGGCGATAGCCGCCCCAGTTCCGTGTCGGATAAAAGGCGGCTGCGTGATTCGTGGTCTCAGGACGACACGAAGGCCTCATTGACCCCAGGTCAGGGTGTACAGGATGCCGCACAATGGTTGGATAAAGTGCGTGCCCTCGCCCGCAATACCTGCATCGTTGCCATGCCGTGGGCCAACGCGGACCTCGATGCGGTAGCTAAAACAAACAACCCGTGGCTTATGCGCGAAGCCGTCCAGCGGGGCTCTGCAATACTCGAAGACGTAGTCGGTGTCCAACCAGAACCCAATATCGTCATCCCAGGTTCGGGTTATGTATCCCCAGATGCGGCCAAAAGCTTGGGGTGGGCGGACCAATCGCAAGGAACCGGCGGCGATATCAATGCCGCATGGGAGGCAAGCACCCAAGGACCATCTCCTGTCGACGCCTCACCGAATACCCCAGATTCACAGGCTTCCTTGGACAGTGTGAACAGCTCCGCCCCCACAGCAACGGCACCTACGCCTAGTGTTCCGGTATCAGTGCTAGTGGCAGATAATACGGTGTGGCAGGTTCCGCAGTCGGGCCGGTTTGGCATGCTCGCGCCGGGTATTCGTTCGGTGACCTATCAGGGTTCATTGGCGGCAACGTTGGCTCAGGCTACTACGCATCCCATTACGGTGGGTTATGGCAATGAGGCGGCGCGTTTTGATTATTCCTTGGATAGTGCCGCTACTCGTTCGGCGACGGCTGCGTCGGCGGTAACGCTGGCGGTGGCAGCGAATCGTCAAGAGTTGCCTTCGCCAGCTGCCGAAGCAGTAGATACCGGCGATGACACCCTTGAACAGTCCCACGAGGTATCGGCGGATCCACTGCTTATGATGCTGCCGGCGGGGCAGTCGCAGCCGCGCGCATGGTTGGAGTCTGCTGCGGCGGCGTTGGATAGTCATGCTGCGGTGCCAATGACGTTGAAGGATTATGTGTCTACGTCTGCACAGCAGGAAGAGGAGTTGCGGGCACGCGCCCGCGACTTCAGCAATGGGCAGGCTGCCGGCTTTGGTGCGCCGTATAGTGATCCGACGGTGGTGTCGGATACGGAGATTCTTCGTGTGCGTCAGCAGTCGGATTACACCAATGATCTCACGCGCTTGATGGTGTCGGATCCGGCTATTGCGGTGACTCCTTATAATTTCACTGCACCGCTAAGACAAGATCTATTGCGCACAATTGGAATGACAACGCGCAGGTCAATGGCCACCTTTGATAAGTCGGTCGCCGATTCTCACACGATCGCCAACGAGAACCGCGATACGCTCACCGAGCTGCGCAGCTCGGTCACATTGTTGCCCCCTGGCAACGTGTACACCCGCTTTTCTGATTCCTCACCGCTTTTGATCGCGGCGAAAAACGGTCTGCCGCTCCCTGTGGATGCACGTATCCGGTTCACAGGGCCGCAGGGGGCGTCGTTAAAGCTGGACGACCATGTGGTCATTCCGGCGAAGGGCTCCATCACCCTTCAGATGACAGCCAATCTGCCTAGCGACGATTCCCGCACAGACCTCAAGTTGTGGCTCGCCACACCTTCTGGGGCTGCGATCTCTAATCCGGTCGACATTAGTGTGCAAACCCGGCGCGGCTTGTTGAGCACGGGTGGTGCGGTATCTGCAGCAATTTTGGTGCTGTTTGCGTTTTTGTTCTTGCGGTTCTTTAAAAAGAAGCGCCGAGAAGCTCAGGAGTTAGCTCAGGTCGAGCCTGAGGAGGCGGAGGTAACGGGGAGCAGTAGTGCCCATGTGCCGCAGCCTAGTAGGCATCGACAGCAACACCGGTTGAGTGATGACTCACCATAGTTCCACATGCTCAGCGCATTCGCTAAGAGGGGGGCCTGTTATACCGGCCCCTTTTGCGTTCTCACCAGCTCC
This window encodes:
- a CDS encoding DUF6049 family protein, whose amino-acid sequence is MSRNLRLVTSTVSVAVASIAALAAPVAVPVVFAPQARADALPASPSDDTWRDQWVNPELRTVDSNAAVTFEVTHVDSQVALGAAVELSLTVTNNSTDMLSAGSVSIAARNAAAVADVASARTVLAGDSGAFGPSAVVGRIDSSLAPGESTQVKVQVPVSSTTADGLRISQPGIYPVWVGLTTASGEQFSSQRFLLNVKDPHAEAVPRSVSPLSIVAPVTADVDIVGGETGEAPERAPLILRSEQLAESMRAGGKLAELVDALSVATDNEALRRATCVALDPQLIDVASRMSNGYSVGDSRPSSVSDKRRLRDSWSQDDTKASLTPGQGVQDAAQWLDKVRALARNTCIVAMPWANADLDAVAKTNNPWLMREAVQRGSAILEDVVGVQPEPNIVIPGSGYVSPDAAKSLGWADQSQGTGGDINAAWEASTQGPSPVDASPNTPDSQASLDSVNSSAPTATAPTPSVPVSVLVADNTVWQVPQSGRFGMLAPGIRSVTYQGSLAATLAQATTHPITVGYGNEAARFDYSLDSAATRSATAASAVTLAVAANRQELPSPAAEAVDTGDDTLEQSHEVSADPLLMMLPAGQSQPRAWLESAAAALDSHAAVPMTLKDYVSTSAQQEEELRARARDFSNGQAAGFGAPYSDPTVVSDTEILRVRQQSDYTNDLTRLMVSDPAIAVTPYNFTAPLRQDLLRTIGMTTRRSMATFDKSVADSHTIANENRDTLTELRSSVTLLPPGNVYTRFSDSSPLLIAAKNGLPLPVDARIRFTGPQGASLKLDDHVVIPAKGSITLQMTANLPSDDSRTDLKLWLATPSGAAISNPVDISVQTRRGLLSTGGAVSAAILVLFAFLFLRFFKKKRREAQELAQVEPEEAEVTGSSSAHVPQPSRHRQQHRLSDDSP
- a CDS encoding branched-chain amino acid transporter permease, producing the protein MNPLVLAGSAGLPDGISLLSVFAVIIPVAIVTVLLRQIPFAAVRLLKGSPLMGLLAMTMPVGVMVVLVMYTLYGSLEAPGGLVAALIASIGTLVLHWWRRNPGLSIMGGTALYMVLVNLVW
- a CDS encoding Rieske (2Fe-2S) protein; amino-acid sequence: MTHPCSRRMFLLGSATTLAGVVLAACGGDADKAKEIAVSEVPIGSAVIVGDFILAQPTAGEYKAYSAACTHQRAKITKVDGSHVICPAHGSVFDITDGSVVSGLARDPLKAATVEVTGDTATVTS
- a CDS encoding bile acid:sodium symporter family protein, whose amino-acid sequence is MVGRIKNLDPLIVLIILAVIIAIIAPARGAFAHNFSLATNIAIGLLFFLYGARLSTHEALEGLKNWKLHLTILAFTFVAFPLIGIALKPLEMVISSALYLGILYLTLVPSTVQSSVAFTSIAGGNVAGAIVSASASNLIGVIATPVLVMLLMTDNGGIHVDTSVFLKIAIQLLFPFIAGQLCRRWIKDIAANKATKIVDRGSIAMVVYSAFSAGMVAGIWSTVSLGEIIFLVAFSIILVGFMLWFTRWSAQKLGFARGDVIAIEFCGTKKSLASGLPMAAVIFGGANLGLLILPLMIFHQVQLMMCSWLASRYAQHASKMSA
- a CDS encoding YqgE/AlgH family protein; protein product: MFADRLFNAMERNEPAPGIVLVAAPSMESEDFARSVILIIEHSEYATFGVNLASRSDVAVFNVIPEWVPCVTKPQALYIGGPLNQQSVVGVGVTAQGVDASHADNLTRLANRLVMVNLGADPEEIKPLVSGMRLFAGHAEWAPGQLAQEIENGDWFVAPALPSDVTAPGSVDVWGDVMRRQPMPLPLYSTFPVNVGEN
- a CDS encoding AzlC family ABC transporter permease gives rise to the protein MVSRETSKKRTEILGGIKDSWAVALGLVPLGVAFGLVVGQSGFAWWWAPIFSIIIYAGSMEFLALNLILTGVGPISAAITGFMVNFRHIFYGLTYPRHAVRSRIGRAYSTYALTDESYAIVSARPNAQRIDGSRVLAIQVFCHVMWVSSGVLGAVAGSAIPQGLKGMEFALTALFIVLAWESFRNNQDWSLIFFAVAFSLIGLGLVPQQMLIFALVVYFLLLLVRNASPRIDTQLTWKIGDRR
- a CDS encoding NUDIX hydrolase codes for the protein MTENERAHADHASASPQRTRRRRGKPRRRMDSGASTQGGGASKSAAPSSSTSGSRGERGSRGVDKDKQNKHTRRKRRPAHRSTQRGSHSGDSSNSGSGTKRRRHAGNKNRGNQSRRQNNRSSRIATRDETSAGGLVISGLAEAVDENNNVDLSRIYVALIGRLDRRGRLLWSMPKGHVEPGEETAATAEREVWEETGIHGEVITQLGTIDYWFVSEGVRIHKTVHHHLLRYVDGYLNDEDPEVTEVAWIPADELIEHFAYADERKLARIAHDVLPEYAIKEKEAGRVTPR
- a CDS encoding CCA tRNA nucleotidyltransferase, with protein sequence MRVNSQSNHDVSPAPSGVVVEAADPAELLVRAQKTLGLLSPLLSPLAQAFHERGHRLYLVGGSVRDALLDELGHDLDFTTDARPEVVSAILEEYAPVVWDTGIEFGTVSAEKEGQQIEITTFRSDIYDGQSRNPEVQFGDTLEGDLIRRDFTVNAMAMEILPDGSMQFHDPVGGMDDLAAGLLDTPAAPQQSFNDDPLRMLRAARFVSQLGFDLAPRVRHAMTEMADQITRITAERVQVELDKMICGKAPWDGVDVMVDTGLADIIYPEISALRLTQDEHHQHKDVYAHSLTVLRQAMDQEEDGPDVVLRWAALMHDCGKPDTREFSPEGRVSFHQHEIVGARLMRHRMRALKYSKHMIRDVSELIRLHMRFHGFSEGEWTDSAVRRYVTDAGDLLPRLHKLVRADCTTRNKKKAERLQKTYDHLEDRIADIAAKEDLAKVRPDLDGNEIMEILDIKAGPQVGQAWKFLKELRLERGPLEREDAILELKKWWYEQ